Below is a window of Desulfovibrio desulfuricans DNA.
GCCGCCTGAGCGTGAGGCAATACCGCAAACACATACAGGAACCGTATGAAATGTAAAATCTGCAAAGCCGAGGCCGTGGTGGCCCTGCGCAGCCACAACGCCGCCTTTTGCCCTGACTGTTACAAGGATTTTTTTGCCCGCCAGGTAGAACGCGGCATTGAAGGCCAAAAGCTGTTTACCCGCGATGAACGGGTGCTGGTGGCCCTTTCTGGCGGCAAGGATTCCCTGGCGCTCATGCTCGAACTCTCCCGCCAGGGCTACAACGTCACCGGCCTGCACATTGATCTGGACATTCCGGTTTCTTCCGCCGCGGCGCGCGGCGTGGTTGAACGCTTCTGCGCCAAGCACGGCCTCAAGCTCATGGTCAAGGAAATGGCCGCAGAAGGCCTCTCCATTCCGCTGGTCAAGGAAAGGCTGCACCGCCCCATCTGCTCGGCCTGCGGCAAGATCAAACGCCATTTCTTCAACAAGGTCGCCCTGGACGAAGGCTTTGACGCCCTTGCCACGGGGCATAACCTGGACGATGAAGTGGCCCGCCTTTTCAGCAACACCCTGCGCTGGGATACCTCCTATCTTTCAGATCAGGGGCCGCGGCTGGAAAGCGAACACGGCTTTTCGCGCAAGGTTAAGCCCTTGTGGCGGCTCTCGGAATTTGAAACGGCCAACTACGCCTTTCTTATGGGCATAGAAAACCACTACGCCCCCTGCCCGTACAGCCCCGGCGCGAGCTTCACCACGCTCAAGGGTCTGATGCAGAATCTCGAGGCCGCCATGCCCGGCCGCAAGCTGGATTTCTATCAGGGTTTTCTCTCGCGCGGGCGGCCCGTTTTTGCCCGCCGTGAGGCGGAGGAAGGCCTGGAACTGGCCCCGTGCACGGAATGCGGCTACCCCACATCTTCCGGCGACCGTTGCGGCGTGTGCCGCATACGCGCCGCCCTGCTTGACGAGGGCTAGAAGGAACATCACTTTGTGCAAAACGGCCCGGCAGATGCCGGGCCGTTTTGCATGTTTACTACCGTCTATTCTTCATATTTCCTGAAGACGAGCGAAGCGTTATGCCCCCCAAAACCAAAAGAATTGGAGAGCGCATAACAGGTAGATGTTTGTTCGGCCCGGTTGCAGATATGCGGGATATCGCACTCGGCATCGGGTGCATCCAGATTTATTGTCGGCGGCAACAGGCCATGCCGCAAGGCCTCAAGAGTAATGATGGCTTCTATGCCGCCAGCCGCCCCAAACAGATGCCCTGTCATGGACTTTGTGGCGCTGACCTTTACCGTTTCAAGTCTGTCGCCAAAAACGCTCCTGATTGCTGCGGCTTCAGACCTGTCGCCTTCTTTTGTTCCTGTGGCGTGGGCATTGATGTAGCCAATTTCTGCCACGGAAGCGCCGGACTGGCGGATGGCGATTTCCATGGCCCGCGCTCCGCCCAGAAAGTCTGGCGATGTGATATGCCCCGCATCGCACGTTGCACCGTACCCAACCACCTCGCCAAGGATTGTCGCCTCACGGCGGCGGGCATGTTCCTCTTCCTCCAGCAGCAACACAGCAGCGCCCTCAGCCATAACAAAGCCGTCACGCCCGCTGTCAAAGGGACGGCTGGCCTGCTCCGGCACATCATTGCGGGTTGAAAGAGCCTTCATGCTGGAAAAACCCGCCAGCAAAAACGGCTGAATGCCAGCATCGCTTCCGCCTGCCAGCATGACATCCGCCTGCCCGTGGGCGATGCTCAAAAATGCCTCGCCGATGGCATTGTTGGCAGTGGCGCAAGCGGACACAGGCGCATAGTTCGCCCCTTTAAAACCCGTCCTGATAGCAACCACGCCCGAAGCCATGTTGACGATCATCATGGGAATCATGAAAGGCGAAACCCGCCGTGCGCCTTTGGCCAGAAATGCTTCATGATTTTTCATGATCGTTTCTATGCCGCCGATGCCAGAACCCACATAAACCCCGGCGCGTTCCGGATCCCAATCGGCACCTTCCAGACCGGACATTTCAACGGCCTGCAAGGCCGCAGCAACGGCAAACTGGATATATTTGTCGTATTTTTTTGCGTCCTTTGCACAAAAATACGTTTCAGCCAAAAAATCGTCCACCTTCCCGGCGATTCTCACCGGGGATTCATCAAACGCGGGATCGTCCATATACCTGATGCCGGATTTTCCGGAACTGATGTTCTTCCACATGGTTTCAGGGTCGTTTCCTGAAGAAGATATAACCCCAAAGCCTGTTACAACTACTTTACGCATGGCGTCTCCTGGCCTGTTAATTTATATGTATATACATGAATATGGATGCACCAAGCCCAATACACTCACAATTTGCAGTCTGCACTAGGCGCTGTCCTTTTCTGCAATACGGGAAACCTTGAGCAAAAGTCGCAGCAATTCCTGAACATCATCGTCCCCCAATTCTGAAATCATAAGCTGCTGCGCCTCTTCCCAATGGGGGTGGGCTTCTTTGAGGCTGTCTGCACCAAGGGCCGTCAACTGCATGATCTTTTTGCGTGAATCCGCCGGGGCCGGGGCACTCGCAACAAACCCCATTTTTTCCAGCTTTTCCACATTTCTGGTCACGGTTGTCTGGTCAATGCCCAAAACCCGGCCAATCTCCGTTATCGAAGGCTCCTCCAGACCAGCAATCGCCCGCAGCAAACCATACTGGGTGATACGCATTCCCTTGCGCGCCAGAAATTTGCCGTAAAGCTGGTTGAGTTGCCGATCCGCCTTTCGGATTTGGAGAAAAAGACAAGGCAGTTGCATGGGTGCTCCGCGTTTTCATGTATGTACATACATTATTCGATGTTCGCCGCATGTCAATACCGGGCAATGCGCTTGACTTCGCTATAATTTGAAAATAGATTTCAATTCCATTCAAATTGAGCCACCCCGGCTGATCCGGTGCGGCGATGACAGGAGCGCACAGCATGCCGGAATCCCTTTCCGCAACTGTCGGGGCGCGCGGCGGCAATGCCCGTACGCTTATCGGCGGTCTGGCCTATTCCCTGAGGCTTGCCATCGCGGGCAACCCCAACTGCGGCAAGACCACAGTTTTCAATGCCCTCACAGGCGCGCACCAGCATGTGGGCAACTACAGCGGCGTAACGGTTGAAAAGAAAGAAGGCTTCATTCGCCACGAAGGGCAGGAAATCATACTTGTGGATTTGCCCGGTGCGTATTCTCTTTCTGCCTATTCGCAGGAGGAGGTGGTGGCGCGCAACGTGCTTCTGAGCGGCGCGGTGCAGGCGGTCATCAACGTTGTGGACGCTGGCATTCTGGAGCGCGGGCTGCTGCTCACGGCCCAGTTGCGCGAGATGGGCCTCCCTGTGGTCATTGCCTGCAACATGATGGACGAAGCGCGGGCGACGGGCATCAGCATTGACTTTTTGCGCCTGTCGGAACTCATGGGGGCCATCGCCGTGCCCACGGTCGGGACCTCGGGCAATGGCCTGCGCGAGGCCCTTTCTGCGGCGCGTCAGGTTGCCCTTGATGCAGAAAACAGCAGCCAGCAGCCTGGCATTCCCGCAGCTTCGCCCTGCGAAATCCACAGTTCTGCCCTGCACATAAGCTACGGCCCCCTGCTAGACCCGATACTGGAAACCATGGAAAAACGCATTGCGGAAAGCCAGGGCATGGCATCCTCACCCTATGCCCACTGTGCGCCGCGCTGGCTGGCCCTGAGCCTGCTCCAGGATGATGCGGAAGCCGTGGCAGCCTTGCAGGCGGCGGATGCAGACCTTGCGGCCGACATGGCCCAGGTTTGCCGCTTTGTGCAGGAAGAGCTGGGCAGCATTGGCCGCGATGCGGAAGGCTTGATAGCAGACGGACACAGCGCCTTTGTGCGCAAAATTGCCGCCGCCTGCGTGGTCAAAACCGGCAAGCGCCACCGCCTCAGCCTCTCGGACAGGCTCGACCGCATACTGGCCCACGCGGTGTGGGGCGCGCTGATCATGCTTGGCGTGCTCTACGCCATGTTTCAGATCACCATTGTTCTTGGCTCCTACCCCCAGGGCTGGCTGGAGGGCGCGTTCAGCGCGCTGGCTGGCGCGGTGCGGGGCACACTGCCAGAAGGCCTGCTTTCCTCCCTGTTGGTGGACGGCGTGATCGCGGGCGTTGGCGGGGTGCTGAGTTTTGTGCCGCTGGTGCTTATCATGTTTGCGCTCATCGCCATTGTGGAAGACAGCGGCTACATGGCGCGCATGGCCTATATTGCCGACCGCGTGTTCCAGTTTTTCGGCCTGCACGGGGCATCGGTGATGCCCTATATCATTTCCGGCGGCATTGCGGGCGGCTGCGCCATCCCCGGCGTCATGGCCACCCGCACCATGCGCAGCCCCAAGGAAAAACTGGCCACCATGCTCACCCTGCCCTACATGGCCTGCGGGGCCAAACTGCCCGTGTATCTGCTGCTGGTGGGCACGTTTTTTCCGCACAATGCCGCCAACATGATGTTTGCCATCATTATGCTCTCGTGGGTGCTGGCCTTTTGCGTGGCTCTGCTGCTGCGCAAAACCGTCTTGCGCGGCGAAGCGACGCCTCTGGTCATGGAAATGCCGCCCTACCGCATGCCCACCGTGCGGGGCATCTGCATACATTGCTGGGAGCGCACCTGGATGTACCTCAAAAAGGCGGGCACGGTGCTTGTGCCGCTGTCCATGCTCATCTGGGCGGCCATGACCTTTCCGGCCCTTGATCCGCAAACGGCCCTGCCTTTTGAAAACGAAATCGCCCGCCTGAGCGCCGGGCTTGAACGCGAAGATCTGCCTGCG
It encodes the following:
- a CDS encoding ATP-binding protein; its protein translation is MKCKICKAEAVVALRSHNAAFCPDCYKDFFARQVERGIEGQKLFTRDERVLVALSGGKDSLALMLELSRQGYNVTGLHIDLDIPVSSAAARGVVERFCAKHGLKLMVKEMAAEGLSIPLVKERLHRPICSACGKIKRHFFNKVALDEGFDALATGHNLDDEVARLFSNTLRWDTSYLSDQGPRLESEHGFSRKVKPLWRLSEFETANYAFLMGIENHYAPCPYSPGASFTTLKGLMQNLEAAMPGRKLDFYQGFLSRGRPVFARREAEEGLELAPCTECGYPTSSGDRCGVCRIRAALLDEG
- the fabF gene encoding beta-ketoacyl-ACP synthase II; the protein is MRKVVVTGFGVISSSGNDPETMWKNISSGKSGIRYMDDPAFDESPVRIAGKVDDFLAETYFCAKDAKKYDKYIQFAVAAALQAVEMSGLEGADWDPERAGVYVGSGIGGIETIMKNHEAFLAKGARRVSPFMIPMMIVNMASGVVAIRTGFKGANYAPVSACATANNAIGEAFLSIAHGQADVMLAGGSDAGIQPFLLAGFSSMKALSTRNDVPEQASRPFDSGRDGFVMAEGAAVLLLEEEEHARRREATILGEVVGYGATCDAGHITSPDFLGGARAMEIAIRQSGASVAEIGYINAHATGTKEGDRSEAAAIRSVFGDRLETVKVSATKSMTGHLFGAAGGIEAIITLEALRHGLLPPTINLDAPDAECDIPHICNRAEQTSTCYALSNSFGFGGHNASLVFRKYEE
- a CDS encoding MarR family winged helix-turn-helix transcriptional regulator: MQLPCLFLQIRKADRQLNQLYGKFLARKGMRITQYGLLRAIAGLEEPSITEIGRVLGIDQTTVTRNVEKLEKMGFVASAPAPADSRKKIMQLTALGADSLKEAHPHWEEAQQLMISELGDDDVQELLRLLLKVSRIAEKDSA
- the feoB gene encoding ferrous iron transport protein B is translated as MPESLSATVGARGGNARTLIGGLAYSLRLAIAGNPNCGKTTVFNALTGAHQHVGNYSGVTVEKKEGFIRHEGQEIILVDLPGAYSLSAYSQEEVVARNVLLSGAVQAVINVVDAGILERGLLLTAQLREMGLPVVIACNMMDEARATGISIDFLRLSELMGAIAVPTVGTSGNGLREALSAARQVALDAENSSQQPGIPAASPCEIHSSALHISYGPLLDPILETMEKRIAESQGMASSPYAHCAPRWLALSLLQDDAEAVAALQAADADLAADMAQVCRFVQEELGSIGRDAEGLIADGHSAFVRKIAAACVVKTGKRHRLSLSDRLDRILAHAVWGALIMLGVLYAMFQITIVLGSYPQGWLEGAFSALAGAVRGTLPEGLLSSLLVDGVIAGVGGVLSFVPLVLIMFALIAIVEDSGYMARMAYIADRVFQFFGLHGASVMPYIISGGIAGGCAIPGVMATRTMRSPKEKLATMLTLPYMACGAKLPVYLLLVGTFFPHNAANMMFAIIMLSWVLAFCVALLLRKTVLRGEATPLVMEMPPYRMPTVRGICIHCWERTWMYLKKAGTVLVPLSMLIWAAMTFPALDPQTALPFENEIARLSAGLEREDLPAEARANQEEALAKVQEELDAERLRHTLAGSLGTWLEGATSYAGFSWRTDVALIGGIAAKEAIISTLGTAYALGEQDPEDPASLAELLRADPTWNQGTALALLVFVMLYAPCFVTLVVIRQESGSWKWVAFSIAFNTLLAFGMAVGVYQTYRFFWMDV